In a single window of the Phaeobacter sp. G2 genome:
- a CDS encoding LysR family transcriptional regulator: MDTLDCMRTFVAVAAQHSFTAGARQIGISTKLASKYVARLEERLGAQLFNRTTRSVTLTDTGQAYLERCLPVLDQIDEMEGVIQERQSELAGPIRLTAPTGFGSRELVQAVTPFQQSHPKVQIEMLLSDYHAPIVEEGIDLAIRFGKLQDSTLVARKLCDMRLVVVAAPDYLARHGEPGHPKALATHNCLLLQSAAQPERWRFNEAGKVTSVLVSGSFRANSPRAVAHMAAGGQGIGRCPYYTVKPFIETGRLQLLFADREDAPLPLYVVYPPSRHLTARIRALIEHLAKWFQSTEQNLWGP; encoded by the coding sequence ATGGACACATTGGATTGCATGCGGACTTTTGTTGCGGTTGCGGCGCAACATTCCTTTACTGCCGGGGCGCGCCAGATCGGCATCAGCACCAAACTGGCCAGCAAATATGTGGCCCGGCTGGAAGAACGCCTTGGCGCGCAACTGTTTAACCGCACCACCCGATCGGTTACTCTGACCGATACCGGTCAGGCCTATCTGGAGCGCTGCCTGCCGGTGTTGGATCAGATCGACGAGATGGAAGGGGTCATTCAGGAGCGCCAATCCGAATTGGCCGGCCCCATTCGGCTCACCGCGCCCACGGGGTTTGGCAGCCGCGAGCTGGTGCAGGCGGTGACGCCGTTTCAGCAAAGCCACCCCAAGGTGCAGATCGAAATGCTGCTGTCGGATTATCACGCGCCCATTGTCGAAGAGGGCATTGATCTGGCCATCCGCTTTGGCAAACTGCAGGATTCGACCCTGGTGGCGCGTAAGCTCTGCGACATGCGGCTGGTGGTGGTGGCTGCGCCGGACTATCTGGCACGTCACGGCGAGCCGGGACACCCCAAGGCCCTGGCGACTCATAACTGCCTGTTGCTGCAATCCGCAGCGCAGCCGGAGCGCTGGCGGTTCAACGAGGCTGGAAAGGTGACCTCTGTCCTGGTGAGCGGCAGCTTTCGGGCCAACTCGCCGCGTGCGGTGGCCCATATGGCGGCGGGTGGCCAGGGCATTGGCCGCTGTCCCTATTACACCGTGAAACCCTTTATTGAAACGGGCCGGTTGCAGCTGCTGTTTGCAGACCGCGAAGACGCGCCGCTGCCGCTCTATGTGGTCTATCCGCCAAGCCGTCACCTGACAGCGCGTATTCGGGCCTTGATCGAACATCTGGCCAAATGGTTCCAGTCAACCGAACAGAACCTCTGGGGGCCGTGA
- the nagA gene encoding N-acetylglucosamine-6-phosphate deacetylase: MSQPSTVYGGGPIFDGHSLQQGMSARFEAGRLVSLMPHRPLAADETYVDLAGDILSPGYLDLQVNGGDGIMLNAQPNCAGLDRIARAHRRLGAVQILPTLITDTPQKTAQVIAATQQAISAGVPGIAGLHLEGPHLAQSRKGAHDAALIRAMTPADLDMLLAAAEALPVLMVTLAPESVNLDQIRALRQAGVILSLGHTDAPYEQAMDYAEAGVTCVTHLFNAMSPLGHRAPGVPGAALNNPQLFAGLIADGIHVHPAALRTAWAAKMGNASPEGKIYLVSDAMAPAGSDLTSFQLEGRQILRQNGRLTLADGTLAGADLDLTTALRILVTHCDIALQDALTAAVTTPRQVIGQWAQDCTVLGLAEHDFIRIQSDLSAAQPICEIAR; this comes from the coding sequence ATGAGCCAGCCAAGCACAGTTTACGGTGGCGGCCCGATCTTTGATGGCCACAGTCTGCAACAGGGCATGAGCGCTCGGTTTGAAGCTGGTCGGCTGGTCAGCCTGATGCCGCACCGCCCCCTCGCAGCGGATGAGACCTATGTGGATCTTGCCGGCGATATCCTCAGCCCCGGTTATCTGGATCTGCAGGTCAATGGCGGCGATGGCATCATGTTGAATGCACAGCCCAACTGCGCCGGGCTGGACCGCATTGCCAGGGCGCACCGACGGCTTGGCGCGGTGCAGATCCTGCCAACGCTGATCACCGATACACCACAGAAAACCGCTCAGGTCATCGCCGCCACCCAGCAGGCCATCAGCGCCGGGGTGCCCGGCATCGCCGGGTTGCATCTGGAGGGCCCACATCTGGCCCAAAGCCGTAAAGGCGCCCATGATGCGGCTTTGATCCGGGCGATGACCCCGGCAGATCTGGACATGCTGCTGGCCGCGGCTGAGGCCCTGCCGGTCCTGATGGTTACGCTGGCGCCAGAAAGCGTCAATCTGGATCAAATCAGAGCACTGCGGCAGGCCGGGGTCATCCTGTCCCTGGGCCACACCGACGCGCCTTATGAACAGGCGATGGACTATGCCGAGGCCGGCGTCACCTGTGTCACCCATCTGTTCAACGCCATGAGCCCCCTTGGCCACCGCGCCCCCGGAGTGCCCGGTGCGGCGCTCAACAATCCGCAGCTATTTGCCGGGCTGATTGCCGATGGCATTCATGTACATCCCGCCGCACTGCGCACCGCCTGGGCTGCCAAGATGGGCAATGCCAGCCCCGAGGGCAAAATCTACCTGGTCAGTGACGCCATGGCCCCGGCCGGCAGTGACCTGACCTCGTTTCAGCTGGAGGGCCGCCAGATCCTGCGCCAGAACGGGCGGCTTACCCTGGCGGATGGTACCCTGGCGGGCGCAGATCTTGACCTCACCACAGCGCTGCGCATCCTCGTCACCCACTGCGATATTGCGCTACAAGACGCCCTGACCGCCGCCGTAACCACACCGCGACAGGTGATCGGCCAATGGGCTCAGGACTGCACGGTGCTTGGCCTTGCGGAACATGACTTTATCCGTATTCAAAGCGACCTTAGTGCAGCACAGCCCATCTGCGAAATCGCCCGCTAG